The following DNA comes from Brassica oleracea var. oleracea cultivar TO1000 chromosome C5, BOL, whole genome shotgun sequence.
TATAGGGATATCTTTTAAGCCATCAACTTGGAATCTTCAAATACTCAAAGGATCGGTTCGAGGAAGAAGAGTGCAGATTAGGGGATGAGCCATGGTCAAGGACAATCCTTCAAGAGTTTCTTCCATGTTAACAGTTTTATCTCCATTGATTCTCCAGTCAAAGCACTGCGCCATCATTCCAACTTCAGTTTCCACGAAGATATATCCAAGATTTTCTCCAGGACAGCCTCTCCTTCCACTTCCAAAAGGAAGGAACTTAAGGACTTTCTCTCTTTCTTCTTCTTGCTCAGAACTTGAAGAAGCAATAAACCTCTCTGGCTTAAACTCATCAGGATCTTGCCAGAAATTAGGATCTCTCATAACAGCGTATACATTTAAAATAAGTGTTATCTTCTCCGGTATGTGAAAGCTTCCAACCTTACATTCTTCTTCAAACATCCTTAATGCAAGAGGCACTGGTGGGTGAAGTCTTAGTGTTTCCTTAACCACCGCTTGCAAATAAGGAAGTCTTGGTAGATCCGTTTCTTGAATCAGCCTTGTCTTCCCTACCACGGAATCCATTTCTTGCCTCAACCTCTCGAAAATAATTGGTTTCTTGATGATCTCAGCCATCGCCCACTGCATTAACTTCGCAGCACTGTCACTGCCTGCAAGGAATAGCTCCTGAAAGTGCAGGCACAAATGTTTTCTTAGACCTGATAAAATGAGTTATTTTTTTGATATTTTTCTCTGAAAAGAAACAATTACCACGATTAACAACTTGATGTGGTTTCTAGTGATCTTATAGTCCGCATTTTCATCTCTAGAAGCTGCCAATAAAATGTCCATAATATATGTATCTTGACGTTTCTCTTCGTGGTCCCGAAGAAGCCTCTCTAGCAGCTCATCGAATCCGTTGGAGACATCTCGAATCTCCTTTGCGAAGAGTGAGATGCCAAGCTTCTTAAGCAGCTTACCTAACATGTTTGAAAAGAAAAGTTTCTTTGTCAAACCAATTGTTTTAGTCACTGACTCCCTGACCTTCTCTGCCTCACCGTTCTTCTCAGAACAACTCCTCCCAATGAGTAACTTGGAGATTATGTTGTTAGTGAGCACCATTGCTTCCTTTCCGATCTCAACATTCTCCTTATGTCTCGCCTTGTCCATCAGCCTCGCGTAAAACCGCTCTAGCTCATCTGCACGGATGCCTCGTGATCGCTCCAGTGCCTGAGTTCCAAACAGATTCATGACCAAGACCTTCTTCATGAACTTGTAATAATCTCCGAAGTCAGCGCCTACGAATGTTTCATGTCCGATAAAGAGACAATTTTCTAGTGTATTGAAACCACGTGATGAGACATTCACGTCGTGGGTCCTGAGGAGCTCATAGGCCACAGAAGCCGAGGAGGCGAGGACAAAGGGGACTTTGAATATACGGAGGTGGAGGAGAGGTCCGTACCTCGATGAGATCTTTTGAAAAGCCTTGTGTGGTAGAACAGAAAGGAGAAGGTGAAGATGCCCTATGATCGGCAGAGACGGAGGGCTCGGAGGCAAATCAAAGCCATCTTTTGGTTTCTTGAAGAAGAGAGAGTAACAAAAGAGCGAAAAGAAGCATAGGAAGATCAAGATGAAGCAATTTAAAAAGTCGATGGTGATCATTGCTGCCATTGTTTCTCAGTGGAATCTAGTCCATTTCTAATGATACATTATATAAAGACACAGGTTTGTAACCAGATTAACTATTAAAATTGAGTAAATAGTGTTCACTGTTCAAAATAACAGACAACTAGGACCATGATGGTTCTTAGAACGAGGTTCTTAGCGGAAATTAAGAAATTGTTTCTTAACTTTTAACTAAAAAAATTAAGAACCGGCTCTTAAAAGTTAAGAGACGGATTCTTATATTCCGCTAAGAACCCCCGATAATCATGCTCAAAGGTTTCCGCATAAATTATGTGTATATAATATTTGCATAAATGAGCATTTTATATTGTCACTAACCTTCTTAAATGGATTGTTTATATTAGTAGATATAATGGACGAAGCACTGAGTTTCACAAGGAATCACTTTGAGTCTCTGGCAAAGAGTGCTAGTCCCCACCTCTCTGGGCATATACCGAAACATTTACTAATATTCTTAGCTATGCGTTTAACAAGGTTAGTGACAAAATAAAATGCTAACTTATGGAAATGTTATATCCACATCATCCATGTGAAACCTTAATTGTCTGTCACCTTGGACAATGAACATTATTTACTCAAAATTTTAAAAGTTAGTCTGATTGCAACTGTTGAAAGTAACATGTATCTTTATATAGTGTATCATTAAAAATGGACTAGCTTTCAATTGAGCAACAATGGCAGCAATGACCACCGTTGACTTTCTAAACTTCTTCATCTTGATCTTCCTATGCTTCTTCTCGCTCCTTTGTTACTATCTCTTCTTCAAGAGACCAAAAGATGGCTTTGATTTGCCTCCAAGCCCTCCGTCTCTGCCCATCATCCGGCATCTTCACCTTCTACTCTCTGTTCTACCACACAAGGCTTTTCAGAAGATCTCATCCAGGTACGGACCTCTCCTCCAACTCAGCATATTCAAAATCCCCTTATGCCTCGTCTCCTCGGCCTCTGTGGCCTACGAGATCTTCAGGACGCATGACGTGAATGTCTCATCACGTGGTATCCATACACTAGACAATTCTCTCTTCTTCGGACATGAGACATTCACAGGCGCTCCCTTTGGGGATTATTACAAGTTCATGAAGAAGCTCAGGCACAGGTTCGGTCTCGAGGCATCCGTGCAGATGAGCTAGAGCGGTTTTACGCGAGGCTGATGGACAAGGCGAGAAAGAAGGAGAGTGTTGAGATCGGAAAGGAAGCAATGGTGCTCACTAACAACAGCGTCTCCAAGTTGCTCATGGGTAGGACTCCTCCACCTCCGTATATTCAAAGTCCCCTTAGTCCTTGCCTCCTCGGCCTCTGTGGCATACGATCTCTTCAGGACGCACGATGTGAATGTCTTATCACGTGGTTTCCGTACACTGGATAACTCTCTCTTGTTCGGACATGAAACATTCGTAGGCGCTAACTTCGGAGATTATCACAAGTTCATGAAGAAGGTCTTGGTCATGAATCTGTTTGGAACTCTTCCGTGCAGATGAGCTAGAACGGTTTTGCGCAAGACTGCTCAACAAGGCGAGAAATAAAGAGAGTGTTGAGATCGGAAAGGAATCAATGGTGCTCAATAACAACATCATCTCCAAGTTGCTCATTGGGAGGAGTTGTTCTGTGGAGAACGGTGAGGCAGAGAAGGTCAGGGAGTCGGTGACCAAAACAATGGGCTTGCTAAAGAAAGTTTTAATTTCCAACATGTTAGGTAAGCCGCTTAATAAGCTTGGCATCTCACTCTTCGGAAAGGAGATTAGAAGGGTCTCCAGCCGATTCGATGAACTGCTAGAGAGGCATCTCCGGGAACACGAAGTGAAACCGGAGAAACATCAAAATACAGATATGATGGACGTTTTATTGGCATCTTCTAGAGATGAAAACGCAGATTATAAAATCACTAGAAACCACATCAAGTTGTTCCTAGTGGTAACTGTTCTTTTCAGAGAGAAATATCAAAGGAAAAAAAAAACTCATTTTATCAGGACTAAATAAAACGTTTGTGTCTTTATTTTCAGGAGCTTTTCCTTGGAGGCACTGACAGCGCTGCGAAGTTAATCCAGTGGGCAATGGCTGAGATCATCAACAACCCAAATATTCTTGAGAGGCTAAGGCAAGAAATGGATTCTGTAGTCGGGAAAACAAGGTTGATTCAAGAAACCGATCTACCTAGACTTCCCTATTTGCAAGCAGTGGTTAAGGAAACACTAAGATTGCACCCACCAGCGCCGATTTTGGTAAGAATGTAAGGTTCGAGGGTTTCGCATACCGGAGAAGACAACACTTGTTGTAAACGCTTACGCTGTTATGAGAGAACCTAATTTCTGGCAAGATCCTGATGAGTTTAAGCCAGAGAGGTTTCTTGCTTCTTCAAGATCTGAGCAAGAAGAAGAGGGAGAAAGTTCTTAAGTTTCTTCCTTTTGGCAGTGGAAGGAGAGTCTGTCCTGGAGCAAATCTTGGATATATCTTTGTCGAAACCGGAGTTGGAATGATGGTGCAGTGCTTTGACTGGAGAATTAATGGAGATAAAACTGTTAACATGGAAGAGACTGCTGCAAGATTGTCCTTGACCATGGCTCATCCCCTAATCTGCACTCTTCTTCCTCGAACCGATCCTTTGAGTTTAAAACTCAAGATTCCAAGTTGATTACTTAGAAAATATCTCTGCGATTGATCGGAGACCTACAGGCCACAGGCGTGGGTAATAAGGAAGCTTGCTCTTCCATCTCTTTCACAGAATGTATGTTTCTTTGTTTACTGGTTTACATATTTTTGCTCTCTTCCTCAATATTAATATATCTTGGTTTAACATTTTGAAAAATTCATGTTGAGACTACTATTAATAATGCTTTAATGATCAGAGAATGACTTTCTTGTAGAGTATAAGTGTATAAGAACATATTAGTAAATAGTAGATACCTAGAATACCTAATGAACGATGTATATATACTGTAATTTCTCTATCAATACAAATCATTCAGTCATATTTACTATATGGTATCAAGAGCCATAGATCCCTAATTTTCGTGGCCGCCACTCCAAAATCTCTTCTCTTTGAAACCTTTTTCAGCATTCTCTAACGACTAATGTCTACCTCTCCGGCATCTACTAGCGAAACCATTCTGGTTTCTGATACCAAAAATCTTCTCAACATCAATATGACCAACATTACAAAGCTTACTGCTTCTAACTTCCTCATGTGGAGCCGTCAGGTTCATGCCCTACTCGATGGATACGACCTAGCTGGGTTCCTTGATGGATCTGTGATCATTCCTCCACCCACGCTCACAACCGACGGCGTGGTCTCGGCGAATCCGGAATACGCCTTGTGGAAGAGACAGGATAAGCTGATGATAAGCTGATTTACAGCGCTTTGCTTGGCGCCATTACGGTCACCATTCAATCCATCCTATCAACGACGACCACTGCCGCTCAGATCTGGGAGACTCTCTCCTCTACGTACGCGAAACCATCACGTGCCCACATTAAGCAACTGCGTCACCAAATCAAGAACTGGACCAAAGGTACGATGACGATTGATGCCTACGTCCAAGGCTACACTACTCGGTTTGATCAACTGGCTATCTTGGGTAAGCCATACGAACTTGAAAACCAGATTGAGTATCTCCTTGAAGGACTGCCAGAGTAATACAAACAGCTTGTCGATCAGATTGAAAGCCGAGACTCCACACCATCTGTTACAAAAGTTCATGAGAAACTTCTCAATTTCGAGGTCAAGCTGCAAGCTACTCCAACGCCTCAGACGGTCCTTCCCATAACAGCCAATGTTGCGAACTACCGCGGGCCCTCTTACAACAACAGTAATCACAACAACTACCATGGCTCCAACCGCAACAACAATCACAGCTCCTATCGTCCTAACAACAACAGGAATGAGCAGACTTGGCAGCAACAACAACAATTCACATCGCGTAATGACAATAGCCGTGGCTACCAAGGCAAGTGTCAGATATGTAGTGCTTATGGTCATAGTGCTCGCCGCTGTCCCCAACTCCACGCGGCTTCTGGATCATCGAACTCTCACTCTCCTGCTCCAAGCTTATGGCAACCGCGTGCCAACATGGCGTCTGCGTCTTCTTACAATCCAAACAACTGGATTTTGGACAGTGGAGCTACTCATCACCTCATGACCGATCTGAGTAATCTCTCGCTGCATCAACCGTACACAGGTGGCGAGGAGGTCACCATAGCTGACGGTTCCGGTCTCTCGATCTCGCATACTTGTTCAACATCTCTTAAAACTCTCTCTCGTTCCTTTACCCTTAATGATATCCTATATGTTCCTAACTTACATAAAAACTTTATCTCCGTTTATCGCCTGTGCAATTCTAATAACGTATCTGTTGAATTCTTTCCTGCCCATTTTCAGGTGAATGATCTCAGCACGGGGGTCCGATTGCTACAAAGCCAAACTAAAGAGGAGTTGTACGAGTGGCATGTGACATCCTCAAACACCATCTCTTTGTTCGCCACTCCCACACCCAAAACATCCATTTCTTTTTGGCATTCCCGTTTGGGACATCCTTCTTTACCTGTTCT
Coding sequences within:
- the LOC106343251 gene encoding cytochrome P450 705A5-like, which gives rise to MAAMITIDFLNCFILIFLCFFSLFCYSLFFKKPKDGFDLPPSPPSLPIIGHLHLLLSVLPHKAFQKISSRYGPLLHLRIFKVPFVLASSASVAYELLRTHDVNVSSRGFNTLENCLFIGHETFVGADFGDYYKFMKKVLVMNLFGTQALERSRGIRADELERFYARLMDKARHKENVEIGKEAMVLTNNIISKLLIGRSCSEKNGEAEKVRESVTKTIGLTKKLFFSNMLGKLLKKLGISLFAKEIRDVSNGFDELLERLLRDHEEKRQDTYIMDILLAASRDENADYKITRNHIKLLIVELFLAGSDSAAKLMQWAMAEIIKKPIIFERLRQEMDSVVGKTRLIQETDLPRLPYLQAVVKETLRLHPPVPLALRMFEEECKVGSFHIPEKITLILNVYAVMRDPNFWQDPDEFKPERFIASSSSEQEEEREKVLKFLPFGSGRRGCPGENLGYIFVETEVGMMAQCFDWRINGDKTVNMEETLEGLSLTMAHPLICTPL